In one Lysobacter alkalisoli genomic region, the following are encoded:
- a CDS encoding peptidoglycan DD-metalloendopeptidase family protein codes for MNHSIIHRHVLWLGTCVLLASTPVLADDPAPGPAALAIVPMEKSKGIYRIPYSDGTKVRVSRDHNTHTPKGRYDMGGQGGGTYKITAAADGHITHIEDSFSKRLDCKDLPASEKKNNYVWIKHANGESTKYSHMAKGSTTGKAGLKVGQFVKAGTYLGDESDVGCAGGNHLHLEAAMLRATDPITTVGGFVNDNAGSKRNRVMRICGIGNGVFAAGQTYTARKVPGTIKSGSKEVARHGVPAQDYQCLFDQAVASGYMLEWVDGFDVNGNVYYNAIFRPASGAWVAYHGLTGSQYQQRFNQHTGQGYRPHQVESYNSKAGIRYAVIFRKQSGPAYSAYHGLDANAHQAKLDSLVKQGYRPRNVAVVSTGGQRRYTALYEKADIGSWQSKSQLNAAQYQQAFNDNAQQGRKLVYVNAYVHGGQPHFSAIWSSKANGAYKARHGLTGSQYQSEWEATTKAGYLTRDVTGYASGNSARYAAIWRK; via the coding sequence ATGAACCATTCGATCATCCACCGCCACGTCCTCTGGCTCGGCACATGTGTGCTGCTGGCAAGCACTCCGGTCCTTGCCGATGACCCGGCTCCCGGGCCGGCTGCACTCGCCATCGTCCCGATGGAGAAGTCCAAGGGCATCTACCGGATCCCCTATTCCGACGGGACCAAGGTCAGGGTCAGCCGCGACCACAACACGCACACGCCCAAGGGGCGTTACGACATGGGTGGCCAGGGTGGTGGCACCTACAAGATCACCGCTGCGGCCGACGGCCATATCACCCATATCGAGGACAGCTTCAGCAAGCGTCTTGACTGCAAGGATCTGCCGGCAAGCGAGAAGAAGAACAACTACGTCTGGATCAAGCACGCCAACGGCGAGTCGACCAAGTACAGCCACATGGCCAAGGGCTCGACCACCGGCAAGGCCGGACTGAAGGTGGGCCAGTTCGTCAAGGCAGGCACCTATCTCGGTGACGAGAGCGACGTCGGCTGCGCAGGAGGAAATCACCTGCACCTGGAAGCCGCCATGCTCAGGGCCACCGACCCGATCACCACCGTCGGCGGCTTCGTCAACGACAATGCGGGCAGCAAGCGCAACCGTGTCATGCGCATCTGCGGCATCGGCAACGGTGTCTTCGCCGCCGGCCAGACCTATACCGCGCGCAAGGTACCGGGCACGATCAAGTCCGGCTCCAAGGAAGTCGCGCGCCACGGCGTGCCGGCGCAGGACTACCAGTGCCTGTTCGACCAGGCAGTCGCCTCGGGCTACATGCTGGAGTGGGTCGACGGGTTCGATGTCAACGGCAATGTCTACTACAACGCCATCTTCCGTCCGGCCAGCGGTGCCTGGGTCGCGTATCACGGCCTGACCGGCAGCCAGTACCAGCAGCGCTTCAACCAGCACACCGGCCAGGGCTATCGCCCGCATCAGGTCGAGAGCTACAACAGCAAGGCCGGCATTCGCTATGCGGTGATCTTCCGCAAACAGTCCGGCCCGGCCTACTCCGCCTACCACGGGCTCGATGCCAACGCCCACCAGGCCAAGCTCGATTCCCTGGTCAAGCAGGGTTACCGGCCGCGCAATGTCGCGGTGGTCTCCACAGGTGGCCAACGCCGCTATACCGCGCTGTACGAGAAAGCCGACATCGGCAGCTGGCAATCCAAGTCGCAACTGAATGCTGCGCAGTACCAGCAGGCCTTCAACGACAATGCCCAGCAGGGACGCAAGCTGGTCTACGTCAATGCCTACGTACATGGCGGGCAACCGCACTTTTCGGCGATCTGGAGTTCCAAGGCCAACGGCGCGTACAAGGCCCGCCACGGCCTGACCGGCAGCCAGTACCAGAGCGAGTGGGAGGCTACGACAAAGGCCGGTTACCTCACCCGCGACGTGACCGGCTACGCCTCCGGCAACTCGGCACGCTACGCGGCCATATGGCGGAAATGA